The Haloarcula sp. DT43 genome includes a region encoding these proteins:
- a CDS encoding MBL fold metallo-hydrolase — protein sequence MSVSNVVDGIDQIQFDHVRVLVLKDVPSGKTTLVDTAFDENGEELVETLKSEYGSVDRVIITHGDHGHHGGLSHVMEAFSPELAMPADETKLYTHLEEEGLEFEPDVRYEDGDVLDGNIRVIQVPGHTEATSALLLEDRGILISGDTLDGSDRGGLPAGYLLPPPALFNDDHRAAELNLYSLLEYDFDTLLVFHGSHVFEDPKGKLDDFLVEREWNEWDPRAE from the coding sequence ATGAGCGTAAGTAACGTAGTCGACGGTATCGACCAAATCCAGTTCGACCACGTGCGCGTGCTAGTACTGAAAGACGTGCCCAGCGGGAAGACGACCCTCGTCGACACTGCGTTCGACGAGAACGGCGAGGAACTCGTCGAGACACTCAAATCAGAGTACGGGTCGGTCGACCGCGTAATCATCACGCACGGCGACCACGGCCACCACGGTGGGTTGAGCCACGTCATGGAGGCCTTCTCGCCCGAGCTTGCGATGCCGGCGGACGAGACGAAACTGTACACCCATCTCGAAGAGGAGGGGCTGGAGTTCGAACCCGACGTGAGATACGAGGACGGCGACGTGCTCGACGGGAACATCCGCGTGATTCAGGTGCCGGGCCACACGGAAGCGACGTCCGCGCTGTTGCTCGAAGACCGTGGCATCCTGATTTCCGGAGACACGCTCGACGGCTCCGACCGGGGTGGACTCCCGGCCGGGTATCTGCTCCCCCCGCCGGCGCTGTTCAACGACGACCACAGAGCCGCCGAGCTCAACCTCTATTCGCTGCTCGAATACGACTTCGACACCCTGCTCGTGTTCCACGGCTCGCACGTCTTCGAGGACCCGAAGGGGAAACTCGACGACTTCCTCGTCGAGCGCGAGTGGAACGAATGGGACCCGCGTGCCGAGTAG
- a CDS encoding TRAP transporter substrate-binding protein, translating into MARDKRPVSRRTVLKSSGALLTIGAAGLAGCSGNGDGGSDGGSSDGGSGGDGGSSGDGGSTTSDSGGEELEITFATTQPPENISVQTAQEYFADVLEEESDGRITVNLEASTLGGTEDNLAALESGTVDVLHESPTALSQRFASEYSFAGDPFVIEDMEHYRAVNEEFLKPDDGLNGILKENGIRLGDAFYVGNRCFTSNSPVTSPEDVQGLKLRLPQYETWTAVWNEIGADVTPVAYDELYSALQTGVVDASEGPISQFLSVSLNEVQSHFSVTNHLLDTKHFLYNEEFMQGLSDEDRELITSTASDAVESMTSDIKAQEEELYQEAQDRGTTVVPAEDVDRSAFVEAGQPALEELSESNWAVNINDVQDLA; encoded by the coding sequence ATGGCGCGTGACAAGCGGCCAGTATCACGAAGAACCGTCCTAAAATCAAGTGGCGCACTCCTGACAATCGGTGCTGCCGGGTTGGCCGGTTGTTCCGGCAACGGTGACGGGGGCAGCGACGGAGGGAGCAGCGACGGCGGCAGCGGTGGCGACGGTGGCAGCAGCGGCGACGGCGGTTCCACGACGTCCGACTCCGGCGGGGAGGAACTGGAGATTACGTTCGCTACGACACAGCCACCCGAGAACATCTCGGTCCAGACCGCACAGGAGTACTTCGCCGACGTGCTGGAAGAGGAGTCGGATGGTCGCATCACAGTCAATCTCGAAGCCTCGACACTGGGCGGCACAGAGGACAACCTCGCCGCGCTCGAATCGGGGACTGTCGACGTTCTGCACGAGAGCCCGACGGCGCTCTCACAGCGGTTCGCCTCCGAGTACTCCTTCGCCGGCGACCCGTTCGTCATCGAGGACATGGAACACTATCGGGCGGTCAACGAGGAGTTCCTGAAACCCGACGACGGGCTGAACGGCATCCTGAAGGAAAACGGCATCAGGCTCGGCGACGCGTTCTACGTCGGCAACCGGTGTTTCACCAGTAACTCCCCGGTTACGTCCCCCGAAGACGTCCAGGGCCTCAAACTCCGTCTCCCACAGTACGAGACGTGGACCGCCGTCTGGAACGAAATCGGCGCGGACGTCACGCCTGTCGCCTACGACGAACTGTATTCGGCACTCCAGACCGGCGTCGTCGACGCCTCCGAGGGGCCGATTTCCCAGTTCCTGTCCGTGAGCCTCAACGAGGTCCAGTCGCATTTCAGCGTCACGAACCACCTCCTCGACACGAAGCACTTCCTCTACAACGAGGAGTTCATGCAGGGCCTGAGCGACGAGGACCGCGAACTCATCACGTCGACGGCGAGCGACGCCGTCGAGTCGATGACGAGCGACATCAAAGCACAGGAAGAGGAACTTTACCAGGAAGCCCAGGACAGGGGCACTACCGTCGTGCCCGCGGAAGACGTCGACCGAAGCGCCTTCGTCGAGGCCGGGCAGCCGGCACTCGAAGAGCTGTCCGAGAGCAACTGGGCCGTCAACATCAACGACGTCCAGGACCTCGCCTAA
- a CDS encoding TRAP transporter small permease subunit, producing the protein MTGGWFDRITVAIGVLMLNVMLVVGLLQVLSRYFSFPVPLYWTYEIARTFLALMTIIALPYMFKNESDISFLPVLKRITERTDELLLLRNVFVAVLAAVLVVSAYLAAVLEGDVSLPMIGWFKIGWGYTLLGVSAAFLLGVIILDTKDRLSTLRGDADV; encoded by the coding sequence ATGACCGGAGGATGGTTTGACAGAATTACCGTCGCAATTGGGGTACTCATGTTAAACGTCATGTTAGTCGTCGGACTGCTCCAGGTTCTCAGTCGCTACTTTTCGTTTCCGGTACCACTGTATTGGACGTACGAGATAGCCAGAACGTTTCTCGCGTTGATGACCATCATCGCCTTACCCTACATGTTCAAGAACGAATCGGACATCTCGTTTCTGCCGGTACTGAAACGTATCACCGAACGAACCGACGAGCTACTGCTCCTCCGTAACGTCTTCGTGGCGGTCCTGGCCGCCGTTCTCGTCGTCTCGGCGTACCTCGCGGCAGTGCTCGAAGGCGACGTCAGCCTGCCGATGATCGGGTGGTTCAAAATCGGATGGGGGTACACGCTCCTGGGTGTGAGTGCCGCGTTCCTCCTTGGCGTCATCATTCTGGATACGAAAGACCGGCTCAGCACCCTTCGGGGTGATGCCGATGTCTGA
- a CDS encoding TRAP transporter large permease, which translates to MSELLLATFIGLLMLLYGIGIPAAYSLGLTVLIIMFLPIGPPLNLIVITQRFWAGMNSWVLLAVPFFLMAGRIMNITGITDDMFNFATELVGPIQGGLAQVNVVVSLIFSGMSGSAVADAAGIGSVEYEAMTSNGYDGESAVGITGASAIIGPIIPPSIPIVIYAVLAQESIGTLFIAGIGPGLLLAAAMAGTAFYLGKKRNWPDEGTYDFSRLFETFVKAIPGLITPAIIIGGILGGVFTATEAALVAVVYALLLGFFYYRSIGLDDLYEVSKETFEDTVSIVVIFGFANLYAYWLTLSGIPDLIGEIVVGLSLTPVMTMLLLAVVLLVLGTFMEGIAVLLIMVPMLVPLYPELGIDPIHFGIVMVVTLMYGLITPPFGLILFVLERVTEESLDKVMKSMVPYYLPLALALLLIILVPELSLAIPRAFGLL; encoded by the coding sequence ATGTCTGAGCTCCTCCTCGCTACCTTCATCGGGCTCCTGATGCTGCTGTACGGCATCGGCATCCCGGCCGCGTATTCGCTTGGCCTGACCGTCCTCATCATCATGTTCCTCCCAATCGGGCCTCCGCTGAACCTCATCGTCATCACACAGCGGTTCTGGGCCGGGATGAACTCGTGGGTCCTGCTGGCGGTCCCGTTCTTCCTCATGGCGGGCCGAATCATGAACATCACCGGGATAACCGACGACATGTTCAACTTCGCCACGGAGCTGGTCGGGCCGATACAGGGCGGCCTGGCCCAGGTAAACGTCGTCGTGAGCCTGATATTCTCGGGGATGAGCGGCTCCGCAGTCGCGGACGCGGCCGGAATCGGAAGCGTGGAATACGAGGCGATGACGTCCAACGGCTACGACGGCGAATCGGCAGTCGGTATCACCGGTGCCTCGGCGATTATCGGCCCGATTATCCCGCCCAGCATCCCCATCGTCATCTACGCGGTGTTGGCACAGGAGTCGATAGGGACGCTGTTCATCGCCGGCATCGGTCCCGGCCTCCTCCTCGCCGCGGCGATGGCGGGCACAGCGTTCTATCTCGGGAAGAAACGGAACTGGCCGGACGAGGGGACGTACGATTTCTCCCGGCTGTTCGAGACCTTCGTCAAAGCTATCCCCGGATTGATTACGCCGGCGATTATCATCGGCGGCATTCTCGGCGGCGTCTTTACCGCGACGGAGGCCGCGCTGGTCGCGGTCGTGTACGCGTTACTGCTCGGCTTCTTCTACTACCGGTCCATCGGCCTGGACGACCTGTACGAGGTCAGCAAGGAGACGTTCGAGGACACCGTGAGCATCGTCGTCATATTCGGGTTCGCGAACCTCTATGCGTACTGGCTGACGCTCTCCGGCATTCCGGACCTAATCGGCGAAATCGTCGTCGGGCTCTCGCTGACGCCCGTGATGACGATGCTACTGCTGGCCGTGGTGTTGCTGGTCCTCGGGACTTTCATGGAGGGAATCGCGGTCCTCCTCATCATGGTTCCGATGCTCGTGCCGCTCTACCCGGAACTCGGCATCGACCCGATTCACTTCGGCATCGTGATGGTCGTGACGCTGATGTACGGACTCATCACCCCGCCGTTCGGGCTGATACTCTTCGTCCTCGAACGCGTGACAGAAGAATCGCTCGACAAGGTGATGAAGTCGATGGTCCCGTACTACCTCCCACTGGCACTGGCCCTCTTGCTGATAATCCTCGTGCCCGAGTTGTCCCTGGCGATTCCGAGAGCGTTCGGACTCCTCTGA
- a CDS encoding AEC family transporter yields MESVTSVIATSILPIFLIISSGFLLSHWQEIDSGPLNTLTLFVLNPGLIVHSITLTELGTDALFRVSLGVCLFVTAVLAASWALGKALGKQDSLLYSFLLIATFGNTGALGIPLADFAFGDLGRQTAVLFAAVHGVLVFTVGLAIASNSGAHSRLGSLKRVFRYPLVYAVLLAIAARTADVVPQADSAAMETLGLVGDSAIPVMLVILGIQLSETEYRSALSMTVTPTLFRFLLSPCLGLVIALGLGFQNATVAQVFVLLTAMPVAVAPVIFSVEFASDTSVGGVTIPEYVSATVFVSTLVSIPVLTIVVTLLQSGTVI; encoded by the coding sequence ATGGAGTCCGTAACGAGTGTCATCGCTACCTCTATCCTCCCGATATTCCTGATAATCAGCAGCGGATTCCTGCTCAGTCACTGGCAGGAAATCGACTCGGGGCCGTTGAACACGTTGACTCTCTTCGTCTTGAACCCGGGGCTCATCGTCCACAGCATCACGCTCACCGAGTTGGGAACGGACGCCCTGTTCAGGGTTTCTCTGGGCGTCTGTCTGTTCGTGACGGCCGTCCTCGCAGCGAGCTGGGCTCTGGGCAAAGCCCTCGGGAAGCAGGATTCGCTGCTGTACTCGTTCCTGCTCATCGCCACGTTCGGAAACACGGGGGCGCTCGGCATCCCGTTGGCCGACTTCGCGTTCGGGGACCTCGGACGGCAGACCGCTGTGCTGTTCGCGGCCGTCCACGGCGTGCTCGTGTTCACCGTCGGTCTCGCAATCGCGTCGAACTCAGGGGCGCACTCCCGTCTCGGGAGTCTCAAGCGAGTGTTCCGCTATCCGCTGGTCTATGCGGTCCTGCTCGCCATCGCTGCCAGAACAGCAGACGTCGTGCCACAGGCGGACTCGGCGGCAATGGAGACGCTCGGACTCGTCGGTGATTCGGCCATCCCGGTCATGCTGGTCATTCTCGGGATTCAACTCTCCGAGACGGAGTATCGCAGCGCGCTCTCGATGACGGTCACACCGACGCTCTTCCGGTTTCTGCTGTCACCGTGTCTTGGCCTCGTCATAGCGCTGGGGCTGGGCTTCCAGAACGCGACCGTCGCACAGGTGTTCGTGCTCTTGACGGCGATGCCGGTCGCGGTGGCCCCCGTCATCTTCTCCGTGGAGTTCGCAAGCGACACGAGCGTGGGTGGTGTGACTATCCCGGAGTACGTCTCCGCGACCGTGTTCGTCTCGACGCTGGTCTCGATTCCGGTGTTGACTATCGTCGTTACGTTGCTGCAATCGGGGACGGTAATCTAG
- a CDS encoding universal stress protein, with product MVIVAAVDDSDRAASILREADTLAERFDETIHVLHVMKRSEAIQVEEDSANPDEVVSIGELRDRASRTAADAIESHPTNAPTEAIGRIGDPAAEVVDYAQANDTRYIVVSPQKQSATGKMLFGSVAQSILLNADCPVVSLVAQDDA from the coding sequence ATGGTCATCGTGGCAGCCGTCGACGACTCGGATAGAGCGGCCAGTATTCTCAGGGAAGCCGATACGCTGGCCGAGCGGTTCGACGAGACGATTCACGTGCTTCACGTCATGAAGCGGTCCGAGGCTATCCAGGTCGAGGAGGACAGCGCCAATCCCGACGAAGTCGTGTCGATAGGGGAGCTTCGGGACCGGGCATCGAGGACCGCTGCAGACGCAATCGAATCACACCCGACGAACGCCCCGACTGAGGCGATTGGACGAATCGGCGACCCGGCAGCGGAGGTCGTCGACTATGCGCAGGCCAACGACACGCGGTACATCGTCGTCAGTCCGCAGAAACAGTCCGCCACGGGCAAGATGCTCTTCGGGAGTGTCGCACAGTCCATCCTTCTGAACGCAGATTGTCCAGTGGTCTCACTGGTCGCACAGGACGACGCATAG
- a CDS encoding MBL fold metallo-hydrolase: MSVTELASDVYAIQFEHVRVFVLQDRPEGTTTLVDAGFPSDGPELVETLREEFGGIDQLILTHGDEGHFGGTPEVVDAFDPELVVPGGARGFHDAFDIPVDKHVSHGDRLEGGIEVVRVPGHTVSNSGLYLVDDNVFIAGDVLEGSDRRGLPAGYLVPPAEQFNDLSHAQAERNLVTLFDYDIETILVSHGSHVYEQPLEKLNDWLLDREWDLEY, translated from the coding sequence ATGTCAGTTACAGAGCTAGCAAGCGACGTGTACGCCATCCAGTTCGAGCACGTTCGTGTGTTCGTGCTCCAGGACCGGCCCGAGGGCACGACCACGCTCGTGGACGCGGGGTTCCCCAGTGACGGTCCCGAACTAGTCGAAACGCTGCGAGAGGAATTCGGCGGGATTGACCAGCTGATACTCACTCATGGTGACGAGGGCCACTTCGGCGGGACTCCGGAAGTCGTCGACGCGTTCGACCCCGAACTCGTCGTCCCCGGCGGAGCCAGAGGCTTCCACGACGCGTTCGACATCCCCGTCGACAAGCACGTCAGCCACGGCGACCGGCTCGAAGGGGGGATCGAGGTCGTCCGAGTGCCCGGTCACACCGTTTCCAACAGCGGCCTCTACCTCGTCGATGACAACGTCTTCATCGCCGGGGACGTCCTCGAGGGGTCCGACAGAAGGGGACTGCCGGCGGGCTATCTCGTGCCACCAGCGGAACAGTTCAACGACCTCTCACACGCGCAGGCCGAGCGGAACCTGGTGACGCTCTTCGATTACGACATCGAAACGATACTGGTCAGTCACGGGTCCCACGTCTACGAGCAACCGCTTGAGAAACTGAACGACTGGCTCTTGGACCGCGAGTGGGACCTCGAATACTGA
- a CDS encoding type I 3-dehydroquinate dehydratase yields the protein MADLIEFRMDKAENPVEQLSAYDGELPIIATNRTRWFGGKANDSGRLDDLFAASRFDAVKFVDIELETARAKEWILTEFRENDVQLIISHHDFESTPDKEILDAIIKQCAEYGDIAKVATYPQTNTDALTLLEAITTANQQGIDVAGISMGEIGSHTRAVAHLYGSKLGYAPLAADTNDYAPGQIPLEKLRSLIETTKEASGEEHVIDTLEEEEVRVPKELTLSD from the coding sequence GTGGCAGACCTCATCGAATTTCGGATGGACAAAGCCGAAAACCCTGTCGAGCAACTTTCTGCGTACGACGGCGAACTCCCGATTATCGCAACAAACCGGACCCGATGGTTCGGTGGCAAGGCAAACGACTCCGGCCGTCTGGACGACCTGTTCGCTGCGTCACGTTTTGATGCGGTCAAATTCGTCGATATCGAACTCGAAACGGCACGTGCGAAGGAGTGGATACTGACCGAATTCCGGGAAAACGACGTACAGCTCATCATCTCACACCACGACTTCGAATCCACTCCCGACAAAGAGATTCTCGATGCGATTATCAAGCAGTGCGCGGAGTACGGCGACATCGCGAAAGTAGCGACGTACCCACAGACCAACACGGACGCACTCACCCTGCTGGAGGCAATCACTACCGCGAACCAGCAGGGTATCGACGTTGCCGGCATCTCGATGGGCGAAATCGGGAGCCACACCCGTGCCGTCGCCCATCTGTACGGGTCGAAGCTCGGATACGCTCCGCTGGCGGCGGACACCAACGACTACGCACCGGGACAGATTCCGCTCGAAAAGCTCCGGTCGCTCATCGAGACGACGAAGGAAGCCAGCGGCGAAGAGCACGTCATCGATACGCTCGAAGAGGAGGAAGTCCGAGTCCCCAAGGAACTCACTCTGTCGGACTGA